The following is a genomic window from Desulfofarcimen acetoxidans DSM 771.
CCATCACAGTAGTATTTTCAGGCATACCGGCGGGGGGGAAAATTGATGTAACCGCAGGTATCTATTCGGATAACGACTGGCTGGCCGGTAAATGGGAAAGCGGTTGGATAAATGCAGATCCGGATAGTAACGATGAGCTTAAAATAGAAGGCAGCATAGAAGAAAACTTGGTTCCGCTTAATTCCGACACAAATTACTCTCAAAAACAGAGGCTTAATTATTCCGAGGCTCAGAAGCATTACTGGGAAGTAACCCTTTTCTCAATAGATGACACATTAAAGAGTGAATTGGATGCAGCGACAGCCGGAAGCGGAGTAAGAAAAGCCTTCCAGGATAACGGTAATCCGTTGTCGGCAAATGTGACGGTTACGGTGGTTACTAAAGGAAGCCAATGGACGTTAAAAGATAATCAGAGCGGAATTAGCTATAATATATGGGAAAAGATGATTTACAGCAGCGACGGGACAACTCTGTATGAGCTGGAAGTACAGAACCTCACCCATGCCTCGCCGCCTGCTCCTAATGTTGTCAATGACTGCGGCAATGATGGACACAGAATATGCGAGCGCATGAATATAACATATAATAACCGGGAATATCAGCTGGGTTACGCATGGAGAGCCTCAGGACAAAACCTGCCCAGGGATTTCGGAAATGCTCCCGATAATAACCAGATGTATACTTTCCAAAGTATATCCACGCTGGGAGAGCCTCAGGACTCTATTATTGAGCCCGGCCGCGGATTTTCCAATCCCTCGTATATAGCCTTTGATCAGTTTGGACTGACTGTTCTTTTTGATCTTGATCCGCAGACCTATATGTCTCTGTTGAATCAGGGTGGGGCGGTACCGGTAAGTATTAAGACCGAGTTTGCAAAATACGGTCTGGCTCTTCCCGATGATGCGCAAGTGACTGTGGTTGCAAAAAGTCAGGAATGGAATATTGGGCAGCCCGGCAAGGACCTGCTTTACACACTGAAGTTAATGAAGGAAATCAAAAAAGGAAATTGGCAGGATACGATAAATGTATACAGCTGGCCCATGCCTCATGTGGATAATTTCTACCTGGATTCCAGAAGCTATACCCCGGACAACCGGATTTATTACCTCCGCGGCATTACTTTTAAACAGGGTCAGTCTACATTTGAATACGATACCAAAAAAAGTTGGGGACGTTTTCAGGACATAACGATCAAGGCACTGGCCGTACATCCTTTGGGTTATGTTGTGGGAGCTGATTATGACAATCATAAGCTTGTAACCCTGCGTTTGCCGTCAGATGCCGTTGACGATGAGCAGTCGCCTTATGCAATGCCTCTTTCCGGGCAGGGGTTGCGTGAAGGTTTGCTGAACAAGCCGGTAGCACTGACAGTTACTGCCGATGGCAGGATTCTCATCCTGGAAGAGGGAAATCAGAGGATTCAGGCATTTGACATCTGTGGTAATCCGGTTTCTTGTTTTTCAGTAGGCCAGCCGTCCTTTAAAATTGGCACCCAATACAAAGAAGAGCTTGATGCCAAATCCCCGGAAACTGATTTGGTCCGGGAATTTCAGCAAAACGTCAAGCCGGAGTTGGCACCGCTTTTTACCGGTCACACCTCCTCGGTGGACAGTTTGAACAAGGGAGTTGTTGACGCAACTCTGCAAAATGATTTTAAGACCAATGGCTATACCTCGGGAGATAGTATCGATCTCAGTGCATCAGTTACAAAAACGGGTGAATTATGGTTGGTAACGGATAATACTTCCAAAGCGGTATATGACGTCCGGATGATAAAAGGAGTTCTAACAATATATCATAGCTTTACCTTTGATGTGGAGGTCAAAGTCAGGAGCAAGGCGTGGCGTCTCACAGACACCACCAATGCAATGGTATTTGAAATAACAGGATCGGATAAGGACCTCACCGTGCAGCGTGTAGTTTCCGTGATGCCTTTGCGTGAGCAAGGTCAGGCAGGCATTTCGTATCTTGACATTGCAGTTGAGGGCAAGGGGTATGTTTACGTACTGTCCGTGCTGAAGCAGCAAAGCAACTCTGTGTATCGGCTGGATATATACAACCCGGACGGAACTCCATTGCTTAACAAGCCGCAAACCGGAGTAAATGCAGCGAAATTAGCAGTTGATCAGTGGCGTTCACTATTCACAATGAACTACGATATGGTTCTTGGCCCGGGCGGAAGGACCGAACCCGGTATCAGTCAGTGGATTCCGTCAACTCCGGGGAAACCTTGATAATAAGATGGAGCAGCTGATACAGCCTGGTATTGTCAATATTTTCTTGCAAAATTGAAATTGCTACTTGGCATATGACCATGATTAGTGAATTTTGCGGCCACAAGATATTATATACCAAAAGTATTCCTATAAGCGTAATTTTTCGGCATTTTAGAACTTTATTTACGGTAATACTTTTAGGGGTAGTACCAGCATCCTGACACCTATCTCAACTATCTCGGATTAACGTCCATAAATAAGATACTATACATGTTGTTTATATATAAACAACATGTATAGTATTAAAAAATTCAGTTATTTATTAAATAATATGTGAATCAAGTAGATAAGCATAACGTGAAACTGAAACACACAAGAGCAAGTCGAAAGTGGCGGAACCGGCAGCGCAATGGACTTAACCTGTCTTGTGTTAACTGACTGTAAGTGGAGAATGGATTAGATTTCGCGAAATTTAACCGTTGATCTGCTAGGTAAGTTATTGGTTATGGCGTAATGGTGAAATACTTGACTATTAATAGATTGAATCAAACATAGTGAAAAAAGCCATAGATAGGATAAAGGTATGACTTTAAGGGTATAAACTTGTAGTCATGCTTTTTTTAATAATATTATCTAAATGGAGATATTTTTTAGTAAAAAAGAAAAAAGGTATTGACTTGGAGTTAACTCTAAGCAGTACCCTATACATAGTACCGGAAATATATCATGTGGATAAGTCAATAAATAAAGAGAAAAGGAGAACAGAAAATTAGTGAGATATTTGATTTAAGCAATAGTGTGATTTTCCCAATAGGTAAAAAGTTTGAAAGTTAAAATTTTAAAGGTACAGTATGGCTGAGTATGCTGACTTCCTTTGATACGGCATGCCCTGTTGGTAATGTAACATTTGAACCGGGCCGCCGTAATAGTTGGCATAAACATGCAGGCGGTTAGATTCTACTGGTTACCGGAGGCAGAGGTTATTATCAGGAATGGGGCAAACCTGCACAGGAATTACATCCGGGAGATGTTGTACAGATACCAGCAGATGTAAAGCGCTGGTATGGTGCAGCACCTGATAGTTGCTTTGTTCACCTGGCCATTGAAGTGAAAGAAATTGTTTATCAGTCAATACCATATACTGGTATCAACAACTCCTTTGATTTTATACACGCCACAAATGAAATCTTAGAAGGTAGAGGAATCAAGCTGCCTTTAGAAGGACAGTCCAAAACTATGCCAGAAACACGGTACGAAAAAGGATTAGAAATACAAAAAGCAATATTTGGAGAAATGATTGATAAGATGTATGAAGAATCACCGGAAAATCAAATTCATATTCAAAAATACTTATCGGCCAATTGCTTTGGTGATTACTATACAAGAAAGGGTCCTAATGTAAAACCATGGGAATTTTTAACCTTCCCTATGATTCTATCTTTAGGATGTGAGCCACAATTAAAGGGACATTAAATGCAATAAGGTGTTTGAATGAAGCAATACCTGAGTAGACGCACATTACACTATGTATTTAGAATAGCAGCATAAAATTTTGCTACTATTTTAAAACTCTTGACTTGGGGTTAACTCTAAGTATTAAAATATCCGATATCAGGGGATGAAATCTCGTGAAAATCACAGAAGTAAGTGAAAAATTTGATATCCCACAGGATACACTCCGCTATTATGAGCGCATCGGACTAATACCTCATGTGAACCGTAATAAAAATGGGGTCAGGGATTATACAAAAGAAGACTGTAAGTGGGTCGAATTTATCAAATGTATGCGCGGCGCAGGTCTTCCCATTGAAGTATTGATTGAGTATGTTGCGCTATTTCAGCAGGGTGATGAAACCATTGAGGCAAGAAAAGAACTTTTAATCGAGCAGCGTAAACAGCTCACAGCAAAAATGGAAGATATGAAGAAAACGCTGGAACGACTGGATTATAAAATTAATGTATATGAAAAGTCAGTAGTTGAAAAAGAAAAGGAACTAAGAAGACCGGAAAATTAATTCTATGGAAAAAATGTATTAATATTATCTGCGAGTCCAAGAAAAGGCGGCAATTCTGATTTGCTCTGCAGTCAATCACATGGTGACACGGGACTTGGTTGATTTTAGTTTTATAAAGATATTTATAAAAACTTATTGACTTGGAGTTAACTCAAAGTTGTAGCATAGAGTATGATTCAACATTTTAATTTATGTAGAGAGGGGAAAGGAAGCATGTCCAGCAAAGTATATTTTGTAAATTTGCGCACGAGGACAGATAAGGGTAATAAAATTAGCAAAATAAGAAACTTATTTGATCAGGCTGGTTTTAATGAGCTTATTAAGAAAGATGATATTACAGCTATTAAATTGCACTTCGGTGAACGTGGAAGTGATGGCTTTATTAGCCCTCTTTTTGTTCGGCAAGTGGTGGATAAAATTAAGGAAAAGGGTGCTAAACCTTTTCTAACCGATACTAATACGCTCTACTCTGGAAGTCGGCATAATTCGGTTGACCATTTACTGACTGCATTGGAGCATGGTTTTGATTATACGGTTACAGGTGCGCCAATTATCATTGCCGATGGACTACGCAGTGATAATATTACTGAAATAGAGATTGATAAAAAACACTTTAAGAAAGTGAAACTGGCTAAAGATATTGTTAATGCTGACAGCGTAATTGTATTATCTCACTTTAAGGGGCATGAGATGGGTGGCTTCGGTGGGGCAATAAAAAATCTTGCCATGGGTGGAGCACCAGCCATTGGTAAAAAGGAGCAGCATGGTACTAAGATTGTAGTTGATGAAGATAAATGTATTGGTTGTGGTGGGTGCAGCGAAGTTTGTCCAGAACAGGCTATAACTATGAGTGAAATGAAGGCAAATATTGACTTGGATAAATGTATCGGCTGTGGTGAGTGCCTAACCGTTTGTCCAGTAAAGGCTAACGGGATCGACTGGCAGACAGACTTAGAAGCTTTTCTTGAACGGATGGCCGAATACGGATATGGCTTTGCCAAGGCACATGAGAAACGTATCGGTTATATAAACTTTCTAATAAATATTACGCCTGATTGTGATTGCGCTTCGTGGAGCGATGCACCTATTGTTCCTGATATCGGTTTTTTGGCATCTACTGATCCTGTAGCTATTGATCAGGCAAGTTATGATCTGGTAAATAAACAGTGTGGGTTCTCTGAGTCTTTTCTTTCTTGCAATCATGAGTCCGGTGCGGATAAGTTTAAAGGTTTGCGCTCTTATATAGACGGTACTATCCAAATGCGTCATGGTGAAGAAATCGGTATGGGCAGCCGAGATTATGAATTAATCGTCCTGTAGGACTTAAGGGTTAATTAATGTCGGGGTAGATATTCTGAAATTATTCTTTTCTAAGTGCCAGGTCAAAATTCTGAAGCTTTTAGGCGGATAGCTAGAGTATGATTATTTTGGGAATTGTAGGAATGTCATTCACATAGAGGCGAATGATGGGGTAGAGTATCAAAAAGGTGGATGGTATTTAGCCAGTAGTGAGGTAATTGAATATGAAATTTCAGTCACTCTAATTATGAGAAAAATATTTACGCTTAATAAAGGAAATGATAAAATAATACAGAACAAGATAAGGGTATTATATCCTAACAATGTAAAATAATTAGCATAAAGAAAAATAGAAGTATTTGCCAAGGGAGTGATCCATTATGCAATGGGTAAAGGTACAGACTTTATATGACTCTGAGGAGAAAGCCCAATTAACTGCAAGTATTGTTGCCACTACAGAAGCAAGGTTAGCTAATCAACAACGTGGATCCCAGTATGAAGTGGAGACAAAAATAGAGAAAGTAGAAGGAAAATGGCAGGTGCTTTGGCGTAAGGTTTTTGTTGGCAATAAAACCGGCTGTGGTGGAGGATGTGAATCTTGCTGCAATAAGTTGCCAACTAAAAAGAATAAAGGTAAGGTCATACCTTTTAGAAAACCTTCTACGACCGAGGAGTTAAGATCATAATAAATATAGAATGAATCTTGAGATATCAGCGTTTATATTAAGGGTATGAGATTTGTATTTTTATTCATTGTTGTATTATCTTATGTTTTGTAGTTTTGATGGAACTGAATAAATAATAAGCTATTAAACCTCTGGGTATATATACCCAGAGGTTTAATAGCTTATTATTTGTAATTTATAACTTATTGTAAGGTTTTATACAATATATTTGTATTATGAAAATTCTCTAAAAGTGTACCAATAACAACACTAAGAAAATCTTAAGATTTGTATAAAGAATTTGTTAAGATTTGTTTGATATCATTATCTTCACAACAGATAATAAAGGAGCGATATAATATGTGCAAATTTACATGTAGGAGTGATTTTTGTGAATATACTGGTCTGTGATGATGATAAGACAATTGTAGAAGCTATAGAAATCTACTTGGAAAACGAGGGCTATAAAATATTCAAAGCTTCTAATGGAATAGAAGCTTTGGAACTAATTGAAGGAAATGAGATACATCTTATTATCATGGATATTATGATGCCTAAAATGGATGGATTAAGAGCTACCATGAAAATCAGAGAGGAGAAAAATATACCGGTAATAATGCTTTCAGCTAAATCTGAGGATACGGACAAAATAATAGGATTAAATTTAGGAGCGGATGATTATATAACCAAGCCATTTAATCCCTTAGAGTTAATTGCAAGGATTAAATCCCAACTGAGGAGATTTACAATATTAGGAAGTCTGGAAAGCAAAAGTAATGTGTATAGCACAGGAGGACTGGCGATCGATGATGAAAGTAAAATCATAACCGTTGACGGAGATGAGATTCATCTTACGCCGGTACAATATAAGATATTAAAGCTTCTTACTGCAAACGCCGGGAGAGTATTTTCCATAGATGAGATCTATGAGAAGGTTTGGAATGAAACAGCCTTTAGTCCGGAAAATACAGTAGCAGTACATATAAGAAAAATCAGAGAAAAAATTGAGATAAATCCCAAAGAGCCAAAATATCTGAAGGTGGTGTGGGGAATTGGATACAAAGTTGAAAAATTATAGCCATTTGATAACAACGAAAACTATTGTTTTTATCCTGGTAATCCTATGTTTTACCGGATTTATTACAGCATTTGTGAATATAGCAGTACTAAATGATGGTGACTTTGGTATCGTTTATGAAGATAACTACTATCTTAGCAGGTCATATATGCGGGAAAGTGAGAATATCTTGAATGATCTAACAAGACTAATAGGCGAGTATAAGAATGAAGAACAGATATTAAATGGCGGGACTGTTACTGAAGATGAAATGAGAAGAGAAGAAGAAAAACTATTTTCAGAATTTCAATATAATTTCAGAAGTTATAATCCAAACTTAAATGAGGAGGAAAACTATAAAAAATTTAAAGAAGTATATGCAGATAAACTCACTCAAGCAAGGGATAGGGTGATCAAGAATGATTTAAGGGAATATAATTTACTGCTGCAAAGATTAAAAGAGCACAAGGGTGTTTTATATTATGCCAGTAATGGTGTAAATGTATATACCAATAGTACTGAGCTAAAAAAAGAGCATTTTAAAAGCTATCCTTCTTTTATTATATTTGATAAGTATGAAAAAGAGTTTTATCCAACGGAATTAAAAGATAATCAGTATTTATATCAATTCACAAATATTGTTAATGATTTTGACCCGGCAAGCAATGTTATTTACATTGCTTATACGAAAGAGTTTTTAGATCCGAGTATAAAGGAATGGAAGGAAGACAAGGTAACAGCTACTAATAGTTTATATAGATTAGCGGGATTTTTACTGGGATTAGCACTGTCATTTGTATATCTGATTCTCGTTGTAGGGAGAAAATCATTTAAGGATCAAGAGGTACAATTAAACGTAGCAGATAGATTATATAATGACATTAATTTATTGTTGTGTATAGGACTTATAATACTGTGGGTTGGATTGTTGAGTGCGGTAAATTCTCAAAACATCCATAGAATGATAATTCCAGTAACTATCCCTGTTGCTGCAGTAGGATTAGTGCTTGTTCTTTCACTGGTAAGGCATTTTAAAAATAAAACGATTATAAAGCATACCTTGGTCTATAGCATTCTATATAAGGTGTTCAAATTTGCAAGAGATGTATATGACAGCGGAAGCGTTGGCGTAAAGATAGTATTAATTGTAGTCGCATATCCGGCATTGGTTGCTATGACGTTTTTTATGTTCCCGGTAACCCTGGGCATTGCTGCTTGGTTTGCCTTTAAGCAGATCAAGTCATTTAATGCAATCAAAGAAGGAGTGGAGAGAATAAAAGGTGGAGATATTCATCATACCATAGATGTAGATGGCAGTGGAGAGTTTAGAAGACTTGCTGCTAATATAAACAGTATCACACAAGGTTTAAAAAGCGCAGTCCATAACGAACTCAAAAGTGAGCGGTTAAAAACGGAGCTGATCACAAATGTGTCTCATGATATAAGAACACCATTGACCTCCATTATTACCTATGTAGATTTATTGAAAAAGGAAAAGAACCCATCAAAGGTGGAGAAATATATAGAAGTACTTGATCAAAAATCACAAAGGTTAAAAATACTTACAGATGATTTATTTGAAGCGGCAAAGGCCTCCAGTGGGAATATTCCGGTAAATCTTGAGCGAATAGATATTGTATCTCTACTAAACCAGGGTTTAGGTGAACTTAATGATAAAATTGAAGTCTTAGATTTAGAATTTAAGATAAACTATCCTCAAAAAAATATATATATTTCAGCCGATGGAAAGTTATTATGGAGATCTATAGAGAACTTAATATCCAATATATTTAAATATGCCCTTAAAGGGTCGAGAGTATATATAGATATCGAAGATTTAGGCAACGAAATACTGCTCACCATTAAAAACATATCAGCTTATGAGTTAAATATCTCGGCAGATGAATTAATGGAGCGTTTCAAAAGAGGTGATGAATCCAGAAGCAGTCAAGGCAGTGGACTGGGACTATCGATTGCGAAAAGCTTGATTGATATTCAGGGTGGAAAATTTGATGTACAAGTAGACGGAGATTTATTTAAGGCTATGATCTATATGCCTATACGAAAAAGTAATGAGTGAATGAAATTGATTGATTATGTAATCCGGATATGATCTTCTTAGTGCTTTAAAATTTAGCATGTCTATCATTTCTGCTTCCTCTGGCAGATAATATATGTTATAATAAAATTTAATGGGAGTATTGCCTTATTATATAAAGACAAGTGCAGGAGGGATAGTTTGTGAATCTTTTAATTATGGGGCCTCCGGGTGCAGGTAAAGGCACTCAGGCGGAAGTTTTGGTTAAGGAAATGGCTATTACTCATATTTCAACAGGTGACATGTTCCGTGCCGCAATTAAGGAAGGCACTGAAATGGGTAAAAAGGCCAAGGAATTTATGGATCAAGGTAAACTTGTTCCTGATGAAGTCGTAATCGGTATGGTTAAAGACCGCCTTTCACAGCCTGACTGTGCCAAGGGTTTTCTGTTAGACGGTTTTCCGCGTACAGTTGATCAGGCTAAAGCTCTGGACGAAACATTAAGTGCAATGGGCATTAAGATTGACAGCGTTATTAATGTTGAAGTAGCCAGGGAAAAGCTGATGGCCCGTTTAACCGGCCGTCGTGTTTGCCGTAACTGTGGTGCCAGTTATCACGTAATATTTAATCCGACCAAAGAAGCTGATAAATGCAATTCCTGTGGCGGCGAAACCTACCAGCGCAGTGATGACAATGAAGAAACAGTTGGCAACAGGCTTGATGTGTACGAAGCTCAGACCCAGCCCCTGATTGATTACTATGGCAAGCAAGGTTTGTTGAAAAATATCGACGGGGATCAGGATATTAAGAAAGTATTGGCTGATATTCTTGCTGCAGTTAAGTAAATCTATAACAAAAAGCCTCCCGGTTAACGGGGGGCTTTTTCAAATCGGCTTAGGGGAGGTGATCGATTTTGACACAATATCATGAATTAGCCGGAATATATGACTATCTGGTACAGGGAGTTGATTTTGAAGGTTGGATTGATTACATAGAAGAATTATTGGTAAAGTTTGAATATAGCCCAAAAACAATTATTGACCTGGCATGTGGTACCGGAAATACGGCTTTTCCTTTTGCCCGTAGGGGATATCGTGTTGCCGGAGTTGATTTATCTGCCAGAATGATAGATATTGCCAGAAAAAAAGCTGAAAAAGAGAATTTAAACATAAATTTCTTTGTTCAAGATATATGCTGTTTGAAATTGCCTGAACCGGTGGAACTGATAACCTGTTTTCATGACGGCTTGAATTATCTGCTTAATTATGAAGATATCAAATTAACCTTCAAAAAAGTGTTTGATAATTTGCTTTCTGGCGGGCTGTTTATTTTTGATTTGAATGCTGTTCGGTGGCTAGCTGACAGCAGTCAGGAAACCACTGTAGTTCAGGAAGACGACCTGACGTTGATTTGGCAGACTTCCTATGAGCCTGAAAAGGATATATGGACAATAGATTTAACAGGTTTCTTTCGAGAAGGGGACTTGTATCGTAAGTTTCAGGAGCGACATAGTGAAAAGGCTTATACGCCACAAGAGATAGAAACAGCTTTGAGAGAAGCCGGGCTGGAACTGTTGGCTGCCTATCACGCTTTTAGTATTGAGACTATCAAGTATGATAGCAGAAGACATTTTTATGTAGCAAAAAAGATGGCATAGAGATTGCAACATTTATAGTATAATAATTTACGCTTTAAATGTTTGATTTATAAACATTTGCTTGACTAAATATCAATAACTTAAGATAATTAGGGCAGTGAGGTGTATAATATATGGACAATTTAAAAGATTTAATTATTATCGGTGGAGGACCCGGCGGTTTGGCTGCCGGTATTTATGCAGCCAGGGCTGATTTGAAAACTGTTTTAATCGAGAAAGGTGTACCGGGCGGATTGGCTGCCACTACAGAGTTTATTGAGAATTACCCTGGTTTTTCAGAGGGTATCAGTGGTCCGGAATTGGCTATGAATATGGAAAGCCAGGCTAAAAGATTTGGCCTGGAAGTAATTTATGACTATGTAGAAGAGTTAAAACCCTTGAACAATAATTTTGCAGTAAAAACAGGCAGCGGTGAATTATATGCCAGAGCTGTAATTTTAGCTACCGGTGCCAGCCCGCAACTGCTCGGTGTCAGGGGTGAGAGCACATTGCACGGCAGGGGTGTATCTTATTGCGCTACTTGTGACGGTGCTTTTTTCAGAGGTAAAAAAGTAGCCGTTGTAGGGGGGGGTGACGCTGCGGTCGAAGAGGCGCTCTTCTTAACTAAGTTTGCTGAGGAAGTATTTATCATCCACAGGCGCGGTGAACTGCGTGCTGCTAAAATAATTCAGCAGAGAGCTAAAGATAATCCCAAAATAAAGTTTATCTGGCACTCAGTGGTTGAAGAAATTAGCGGTTCATCTGCGGTTGATGCTGTAAAATTAAAGGATGTTCGTACCGGAGAGTTTTCTGATTTGGAGGTCGGAGGGGTTTTCGTTTATGTGGGAACCAGGCCCAGTTCCGAACTGGTTAAAGATTTGATTGAATTGGACAGCCGGGGGTATATTATGACAGATGAGGATATGAAAACCTCCCACGCGGGAATATTTGCAGTCGGTGATGTGCGGCAAAAAACCTTAAGACAAGTGGTTACAGCAGTGGCTGACGGTGCTATTGCCGCGGTAGCTGCGGAAAAGTACTTGGAAGAACTGTGATTCATTGGGTAATAAGTGAACGGGGGTTTCTTTCTTTGCCTGATGTGCCAAAAATAAATCATGTTGGGATTGCAGTAAAAAATTTAGAAAAAGCTTTAGTTGTCTACCGGGATATGGGTTTTGATATTCTTCCCGCGGAATTATTGGAAAATCACGGTTTAAAAGTTGCTAATATCTCTACCGGTGGTGTAACGCTGGAATTAATGGAGTCGCTTGATTCCAGCGGGCCGGTAGCTAAATTTATAGCCAATAACGGGGAGGGAGTTCATCACCTGGCTTTTTCTGTTAAGAATCTGGATAAAACAGTGAAAAAATTGCAGCAGCAAGGATATAGTATAATTGATTATCCTCATTACGGCTTAAATGGCAGCAAAATTGCTTTTATGCACCCCAAAAGCGCGGGCGGTGTGCTTATCGAACTCATTGACATACAGGAGAATGTTTAGTGGATATGCAAAAATATTTAGATGAACTAGAATTCTATAGAAAACAATTTAAGCCAGAGAATCAGGAATTCAAAGATAAAAACGGTTCTCTTTCTGCCAGACAGCGCATTGAATATCTACTGGATCAGGGAAGTTTTATGGAAATTGGAACCTTTGTTAGCTCCGACTGGGAAAACTGTCGGTCAGAAGCCCAAAAAGTAGGCAGAGAAGGTGTAATCACCGGAACAGGCAAATTAGGAGGCCGGTCGGTATATATTTTTTCTCAGGATTTTTCCGTGCGCGGTGGTTCTCTGGGAGAACTGCAGGCCTTAAAAATATGTAATATAATGGATTTGGCTTTAAAAACTGGCGCGCCAATTATAGGCTTAAACGAATCAGGTGGTGCCAGGATACAGGAAGGCATCTATGGGTTAGTTGGTTACGGCAATATATTAAACAAAAATACCCTGGCCTCGGGTGTTGTGCCTCAAAT
Proteins encoded in this region:
- a CDS encoding adenylate kinase, whose amino-acid sequence is MNLLIMGPPGAGKGTQAEVLVKEMAITHISTGDMFRAAIKEGTEMGKKAKEFMDQGKLVPDEVVIGMVKDRLSQPDCAKGFLLDGFPRTVDQAKALDETLSAMGIKIDSVINVEVAREKLMARLTGRRVCRNCGASYHVIFNPTKEADKCNSCGGETYQRSDDNEETVGNRLDVYEAQTQPLIDYYGKQGLLKNIDGDQDIKKVLADILAAVK
- a CDS encoding class I SAM-dependent DNA methyltransferase, which translates into the protein MTQYHELAGIYDYLVQGVDFEGWIDYIEELLVKFEYSPKTIIDLACGTGNTAFPFARRGYRVAGVDLSARMIDIARKKAEKENLNINFFVQDICCLKLPEPVELITCFHDGLNYLLNYEDIKLTFKKVFDNLLSGGLFIFDLNAVRWLADSSQETTVVQEDDLTLIWQTSYEPEKDIWTIDLTGFFREGDLYRKFQERHSEKAYTPQEIETALREAGLELLAAYHAFSIETIKYDSRRHFYVAKKMA
- the trxB gene encoding thioredoxin-disulfide reductase, with protein sequence MDNLKDLIIIGGGPGGLAAGIYAARADLKTVLIEKGVPGGLAATTEFIENYPGFSEGISGPELAMNMESQAKRFGLEVIYDYVEELKPLNNNFAVKTGSGELYARAVILATGASPQLLGVRGESTLHGRGVSYCATCDGAFFRGKKVAVVGGGDAAVEEALFLTKFAEEVFIIHRRGELRAAKIIQQRAKDNPKIKFIWHSVVEEISGSSAVDAVKLKDVRTGEFSDLEVGGVFVYVGTRPSSELVKDLIELDSRGYIMTDEDMKTSHAGIFAVGDVRQKTLRQVVTAVADGAIAAVAAEKYLEEL
- the mce gene encoding methylmalonyl-CoA epimerase, producing the protein MPKINHVGIAVKNLEKALVVYRDMGFDILPAELLENHGLKVANISTGGVTLELMESLDSSGPVAKFIANNGEGVHHLAFSVKNLDKTVKKLQQQGYSIIDYPHYGLNGSKIAFMHPKSAGGVLIELIDIQENV